Proteins encoded by one window of Cannabis sativa cultivar Pink pepper isolate KNU-18-1 chromosome 4, ASM2916894v1, whole genome shotgun sequence:
- the LOC115714577 gene encoding E3 ubiquitin-protein ligase ATL6 — MKKYRNNLHRWIISSNQPHGITGAHFAVTFFFSSVTFHLGRVDAQPGPELQSQNNSYGYLANFNSSMAIVIVFLVCAFFLMGFFSIYLRRCADSQTSADDVPRNSARALRKRQGIDPAVIDTFPILVYSAVKDLKIGKAALECAVCLSEFDDSETLRLLPKCDHVFHPECIEAWLSSHVTCPVCRTLLSAESGTVCCSSVTAAATESMDESNREGSRAELSESNHDHHSVVINVNENEPPRPRAAEKLPRSHSTGHSLIQLGECTERYTLRILEEVRRQLEIKSGNKLKRCSSYDVVLGGMESSRNNVYRSGGEGSREKSGLDGQGGRFEPWFFSMTPPFITRGGPVKSPKAGSDSDVLCVW; from the coding sequence atgaaaaagtacAGAAACAATCTCCACCGTTGGATCATTTCCAGCAATCAGCCACATGGCATTACGGGGGCCCACTTCGCAGtcaccttcttcttctcctccgttACATTCCACCTCGGCCGTGTCGATGCGCAGCCTGGCCCTGAGTTGCAGTCGCAGAACAACTCATACGGTTACCTGGCCAACTTCAACTCGTCAATGGCAATCGTTATCGTCTTCCTCGTATGCGCCTTCTTCCTCATGGGATTCTTCTCCATTTACCTCCGCCGCTGCGCCGATTCCCAAACCAGTGCCGACGACGTACCGCGTAATTCCGCCAGAGCATTACGCAAGCGTCAAGGTATAGATCCGGCCGTAATTGATACTTTTCCGATCTTAGTCTATTCGGCGGTCAAAGACCTCAAGATCGGAAAGGCCGCCCTCGAGTGCGCGGTTTGCCTGAGCGAATTCGACGACTCAGAAACGCTGCGTTTATTGCCAAAATGTGATCACGTCTTTCACCCGGAATGCATCGAAGCCTGGTTATCTTCTCACGTGACTTGTCCTGTTTGCCGTACTCTACTTTCAGCGGAGTCCGGCACCGTCTGTTGCTCCTCCGTCACGGCTGCAGCGACTGAGTCGATGGACGAGTCAAATCGGGAAGGCTCTAGAGCTGAACTCAGCGAATCAAATCATGATCATCATTCAGTGGTGATCAATGTTAACGAAAATGAACCGCCGAGACCGAGAGCAGCGGAAAAATTGCCAAGGTCACACTCGACGGGTCACTCGCTGATTCAACTCGGGGAGTGTACGGAGAGGTACACGTTAAGAATTCTGGAGGAAGTGAGAAGACAGCTGGAGATTAAGAGTGGGAATAAGCTGAAGCGTTGTTCGAGCTACGACGTCGTATTAGGTGGGATGGAGAGTTCAAGGAATAATGTGTACAGGAGTGGGGGAGAAGGGAGTAGAGAAAAGAGCGGTTTGGACGGACAAGGCGGGCGGTTCGAACCTTGGTTCTTCTCCATGACCCCGCCCTTCATTACGAGGGGTGGTCCTGTTAAGTCACCTAAGGCTGGTAGTGACAGTGATGTGTTGTGTGTATGGTGA
- the LOC133037074 gene encoding uncharacterized protein LOC133037074 yields MDPITNALNNTLSLTEEEGSVFALPEEAATSSIPTSAHLIFACVLTDNYVHKPNFIEQMSGHWEGCYPAVVSAYGEELFKVSFGCAGDKFRVMNKEPWHFQNHLIVMHSPTALQNVSTNDLIFTPFWVQIYRLPFLSKSKTLARALGNLIGEFLDVYEESLDEGWGPFLRIRIKLPVNKPLPRGEMISLPKVRDEFWIDFWYEHLLEFCFECGYLGHPFEKCIKFMERMDNGNDDDLPYGPWMKGAKLPSTGYDKYQTDFSKGNA; encoded by the coding sequence ATGGATCCCATTACGAATGCTCTCAACAATACTTTATCCCTTACGGAGGAAGAGGGTTCTGTTTTTGCCTTACCAGAGGAGGCTGCAACTTCGTCTATCCCGACTTCTGCTCATCTGATTTTTGCCTGTGTACTCACTGATAACTATGTCCATAAGCCAAATTTTATTGAACAAATGTCTGGTCACTGGGAGGGCTGTTATCCTGCTGTTGTTTCTGCTTATGGGGAGGAGTTATTTAAAGTTTCTTTTGGTTGTGCTGGGGACAAGTTTAGAGTGATGAACAAAGAGCCATGGCATTTCCAAAATCACCTTATCGTGATGCACTCACCAACTGCTCTGCAAAATGTCTCAACCAATGATTTGATATTCACCCCCTTTTGGGTGCAAATATACAGATTGCCTTTCTTAAGCAAGTCCAAGACCCTTGCAAGAGCTTTAGGAAATCTCATTGGTGAGTTTTTGGATGTTTATGAGGAGTCACTTGATGAGGGGTGGGGTCCTTTCCTTCGGATTCGTATTAAACTGCCAGTTAATAAGCCTCTCCCTCGTGGAGAAATGATCAGCCTCCCTAAAGTTCGTGATGAGTTTTGGATTGATTTTTGGTATGAGCATCTTCTGGAATTTTGTTTTGAGTGTGGATACCTCGGACATCCTTTTGAAAAATGCATCAAGTTTATGGAACGAATGGATAATGGTAATGATGATGATCTCCCATATGGTCCTTGGATGAAAGGTGCCAAGCTTCCTTCTACGGGCTATGATAAGTATCAGACCGATTTTTCCAAAGGCAATGCCTAG